The Clostridioides difficile genome has a segment encoding these proteins:
- the srtB gene encoding class B sortase: protein MKKLYRVIINIILILVIIYSGFNIYLKLNKYNQDTKISAQLQKKENKKEDLSKINKDFKFWLSVDNTNINYPVVQSKDNSYYLDKDFYGKKSISGTLFMDYRNKSLDDQNVIVYGHNMKNKTMFNNLNKFKDDDFFKENNRIKITMDEKEFLYEVFSAYIVESDYDYLKTNFNSESDYQKYIDAITSKSLHKSNIKVSSKDKIVTLSTCTYEFDDARMVIHGKLVSN from the coding sequence TTGAAAAAATTATACAGGGTAATAATTAATATTATACTAATATTAGTAATAATATACAGTGGATTTAATATATACTTAAAGCTTAACAAATACAATCAGGACACTAAAATATCTGCTCAACTTCAAAAAAAAGAAAATAAAAAAGAAGACTTATCAAAAATAAACAAAGATTTTAAATTTTGGCTTTCTGTTGATAATACAAACATAAATTATCCAGTTGTACAATCTAAAGATAATTCTTACTATCTTGACAAAGACTTTTATGGTAAAAAATCTATCTCAGGTACATTATTTATGGATTACAGAAATAAATCTCTGGATGACCAGAATGTTATAGTATATGGACATAATATGAAAAACAAAACAATGTTTAATAATTTAAATAAGTTTAAAGATGATGATTTCTTCAAAGAAAATAATAGAATAAAAATCACTATGGATGAAAAAGAATTCTTATATGAAGTATTTTCTGCCTATATTGTAGAATCTGATTATGATTATCTAAAAACAAACTTTAATAGTGAATCAGACTATCAAAAATACATAGATGCTATTACTTCCAAATCATTACATAAATCAAATATTAAAGTAAGTAGTAAAGATAAGATAGTTACACTTTCTACATGCACTTATGAATTTGATGATGCTAGGATGGTTATCCATGGTAAATTAGTTTCAAATTAA